The Chiloscyllium plagiosum isolate BGI_BamShark_2017 chromosome 3, ASM401019v2, whole genome shotgun sequence genomic interval GTATTTATAAgtaaaaagttaattttaaaagtagCTACCCTTGATGAATCCTTTTATCAATTTGGAGgtagactgctgattaaaatgcaaaatccaaaTTCCTTTCAAGTCTTTATCCCTGGACAATTGAAGGAGTAAGAGATGACCGCTCAGGTTAGACAATGCACTTTTAAGTGTGAGGTCCTGTTTGGAGTCTCTCTGTTTTAAGCTAAGGGTAACTTTTTTTGACAAAAGAAACTTGAATGAAATAATTCCCCTCAGCGTATGTGgggatgtgagagagagtgtaaacACGCCAGTGTGTATGTGGTAAAAATTAGGGGAAAAGAAATTGGAACTACTGAAAACCATTTTAATTCCACAATTGTTAAAAATCCTTTTTACAATATATGCAAAGTACAAATTTCTCAATTTGTAGTTTTATGGAAGTCAGATCTGAAAAGTTACTGACAACaacatacatttttttttgtaggaCTGCATGTGTAATAATTCAAGTGGGCTGACTTGTGATTAGGAACTTCCAAATTGTGAATCATAAGGGATCACTGACTTTCATGCCTTCATTTCCTGTATCAGAATGGTCATATTAAATGTAAAAGCAGTAGCAGCCTGAGTGATTTAAAGTAAAGCTTTTCCCCAAAAAACTGTTGTAAattctaattttcttatcctcatgtaCATAAAAACTTTTCATCCAGAAAAAATACCATGGGAAAAATAGTTTCCCTAACTGCCATCTTTGAAAAACTTATTTGGCTTCTTCCTTGATAGTGATTATCATTTTTTCTAGTATTGGATCACTATCCTTCCATGTCTGGATTCAGATTTGTAAAAATCAAACAAATGGGTAAACTTGTTGGAGTATTTACAAGTCTGGATTATCAATTTGTGTAAATTCTTTAAAGACTGTATGAAGTATGGTGTGATAGACATTTCATTTTGCTATATATAATTTATAAGAAATGTTATTGTTCAATAAATCAGTTTTCCAAGATCTGTtgcaatttcattttgtttttcaacaAAGTCTTTAAGTTTATTATCCCAATCAAGAACTAGTGATCCAGACTGAGACCTTTGGCTCTATATGCTTTTGAAAACTACCCATTCAATAGATGCAGAAATGATCAGACAAGGGCTAAGTGCAAATGTAGATCATTTTAATACTttgagatttacaaagatgtacTACAAGATTTGTGGAATATGTTCAAGTTTGAACATTCGTCCCCGTACTGTAACCATAGCTTTGTTCAACTTTATCCCCAGGTGCATCATTTAGAAGTGAACAAATTAAAATGAAGCTCATTCCTGAAGTTTGTTCATACATGAATTAAATATCTTTTtccttcaagtcaattttataGAATTGCAGAGATTGATGACCGCTAGGACAAAATGACTTAAACTGTATTACATTATTACACCTTAAAAACATTACATATTTCAGTGATTTGGTTTCAACATTGAAAAGCACCAGAGTTCAACATTTCTGTTCATTGATCACTCCTAGCAAATGCTCTCAAAGCCAAATTCTGCAGGTATCTTTTGTAAATGTGAGCATCACTTACACTAAcctatttatgtaaatgaaaatgttgaagtttaaaaaattatgacaaTATAGTCTATTTGGGTCTCAAAAACCAAAAATGTTAGTATCAATCTTACTGGTCGTGCTTGATTCCTAGGGATACTTCTCATTTACTAAGTTTTTTCTGTAAATACAATTCCATATTTTTCTCAATTGTGGATGTGTCATATTCTCTCATCATATCATATTCAAGCCAAGGTTTATCATGCTTTTTGGCTTCCTCCATTTGTTCTTCTGTGAGGCATAAATCGAATCGTATACCCTGCACCTTGAATTGTGGACGTTCCCAACGTTTTGACCATGGTTTTGGTTTCATTTTTACTTTCAgctgttttttaaaacaaaagggaaaagaGCAGCTAAGAAGCATGTCACACATTGATTTTAGAGATTGCACTGTTATTTGCACCCACATTTTGCAATTAAATACTTTAATCAAATTTGACACAAAATAGTGagctattcagcctttcaagattgcttcaccattcagtataATCTTGTCTGATCTTCCAACCGAGTACTGTTTCCACTTTCTGCCCATACCCTCTAAACCTTTAGTCTTAAGAACTATATATAACTccttcaaaatattgaatgttttcacctcaactgctttctgttacagaattccacaagttctctcctctctaggtgaagaaatgtctcatttcagtcctaaatggcctaccccatatcctgaaaCCATGACTCTTGCTCCCGGACTCCTCAGGTAATGAGAACATCCTATGTTTGCAAAAaagcaaaaaactgcagatggtgcaaatctgaaataaaaacaaattgccagagaaactcagcagcacatatggaaagaaagcatagttgatgttttgggttcagtgacccctcatcagaattgattgtagctaggaaaaagtggtaCATATACTGAAGGTGGACTAGGGGTTAATGGAGTAAACAATAAAGAGAGAtgaaactcaatattgagttctgaaggctCCAGGGTCCCCAACTGGAAAATAAGATGCTATTCTTCCAGCTAGCGCTGAgcctgcaacaagcctgagacacaAAATACAGAATTGGCCTGGAAACAGTGATGTGTTGaaagtggcaggcaaccagaagctcaATCATATTTGCGAACAGAACATAGGTATTCTGTGAAGTGTttgcccagtctgcatttcatgtCTCCAGTCTAGAGATGAGTACATGACTTTATGGAATACCTATGTTCTGTCAGCAAAAATGACCGAGCTACTTATTGCCTGCTACCAAAgtaaataattttatattttcccccaTTATAtttatctgccatgcatttaccaAATCTATCAACTTGTCCAATCACACTACATCCTCACAGCTCAACTTCCTACCAAGCCTTGCCTCACGGCAAACTTGGAGATGTTAGGTTTAGTTCTTTCATCTAAACCACtaaaatatattgtgaatagctggagtccaAGGCCTGATCCCAACAATATCTGACTAGTCACTATCTGGCACTCAGAAAAAGATATGTTTCATCCTTTCTGCCAATCAGTTTCTATCCATGTCAAAACACTATCTCAAAcccatgcattttaattttacatgctcatCTCTCATGTCGGACCTTAACAAAAGACTGCtgagtccaaataaaccacatccacggCCTAACCCTTATCAAATCTACTGGTAACATCGCAGAAAAACTTTAGATGTGTCAAGTATGATTTTCCTTTCGTAATTCTATGCTGACTGTCCAATACTGTCCCTGGTTTCCAAGTGCTTTGCAGTTAAATAttttaggagagagtgaggactgcagatgctggagatcagagctgaaaaatgtgttgctggaaaagcgcagcaggtcaggcagcatcaaaggagcaggagaatagacgtttcgggcataaacaaTGGATAcgagcattttccccactaccaaaTGTCAGGCTAACCAATCTATAATTACCTGTTTTCTCTTCACCTTTTTTTAAGTAGTGGGCTTGCATTACCTACCCtacaatccataggaactgttccatAGAAGAGTCcacagaatcttgaaagatgactacATGTGCACCCACTTAGTCTATGCTCACTTCTATAAGTATTTAGGGATTTTGATTACTGGGCTATCGCAATTTATTGGGCTGTAATCTCAAATTTCCCAATACCATTGCTTACTAATACTGATCcttttcagttcctccctctctttgGATcctgtgttccccaacatttttgaGACATTATTTGCATCCTCATTTGTGAAAACAGAACCAATGTACATATTTAattaattggtctgccatctctttgttgctCATTATTacttcccctgtttctgactgtaagggacctacatttgttcTCAATTTGTTTTATATTGAAGCTTTTAGAATCTGTTTGTATGTTCCCTGTATAACTGACTCTCAGACTCTATGTTCTCCTTTCCTGACAtttaaactgctcccaatcctcagctctactttttctggccaatttgtaTGATCCTTCCATGGAACTAATACTATCCCTAAATTCCTTTGCTAGCAATGATAGGGTCacatttcccattttatttttgtgccagatAGAAAGGAACAATTCTTGCGGTTCATTCATGTgctctttaaattgtcattgcctgtccatcatccttttATTGATGTTCCCCAACTTATCATAGCCAGCGTGCACGTCATACCATCACTGACGATCATTTATGATCTAGCCTGGAATATTCTTGAGAGTTTCAAAAGTTGAAAAATATATACAATCAAATAATGAAATCAAATGTTTGTATAACTTTCACTGATAAAGTGGTTTCATACCAAATTGATAGGGACCTCAGCACTAATAGGCTTAGGTACAGGTTTCATGTCAAAATCGAAAGTGCTGTATTCTGGTAGAGCATCACGGAGGTACATTAAGTTATCATCAAGTCTCTTTTCTAGCCTCAGCACTTCAATCTGCTGTATTCGAGGGCTATACATATCATAGCAGATCTCAACACCTAGAAGAATAAGAAACACAATGAATTTAATCAAAAGTCATCAAGATATAAAAAGCAATAACTACAGAGCAAGTTGCCTCATTGATAATTGCCAATATACCCTGAACCAAAGATGGTCCTGCTACTCCCTGCAACCTCCTTTATATTTTCATTATTGTTGGTATTATTGTCCCTTTGCAGTTTTGCTCAAGAGacaaaatatataaaaggcataaagacaaattaaaacatttagaACTCAATACAgatgtttcaaaaaaaaatttcaaacttCATACGAGAACGAACCAGTACGTTTCCATTAAAACTTTAGTGTTAATGCAAAGCAATTTCACCAATGTCGCAGTTTAATGCAGTGTCAGTGCTCAACCTAATCTTGCAAAATTAAAAGCAAACATGATCTTGCCTACCCTAGAAGCAAACAATATGGAGATTGCACCATAAACCACAGAAGTTACTTTTAAAGTGACAATGAATTTCTGCCTGCAGTTCATAAAGTTAGCAGTTCCTATGCTTTTTaccattgaaaataaaaataataaaaaaattagtTCAAATATCTCAAAATGGCAAAAAATCAAAGACAGTGAAAAAACAGTTGTGCCAAATTTTAACATCTACTACAAGTACGACTTAGAAGCAATCATAATCTTTCAGACCCTCGCACTTTGGCTTCTGAAGCCAGTTTCCTATTTAGATGAAATTTTACAGGTTGAGCAGCCACACAGTTATATTTACAAGCTCAAGTCAAAATGATTAGTTTTCTAAATTCCTACAcattgatattttctaattagtAAGCTTGTTGtaaaagtttttatttttaactaaAATTATCAGCATCTTCACAATCGAAACATTTAATGGCAATCATTAAAAACATACCTTGACCATCTATGATGTTTCTCAGGACAAAGGTAGCTCCTAAACCTTTTCCTGATCGTTGGATGCAGATTCCAACAAATCTGTTGACTTTGTTATTAGCATTAGTGTCTGCCATACTAACAGCAAGGATACTTCCTATTGGCAAAAAGGGTGAAAATATTAAACAGTGAAGACACATtatggtcccaggttcgattccagccttgggcgactgtgtggagtttgcacattctccctttgtctgcatgggtttcctccgggtgctaagaacaacactccaccaccaccttgtctcctaccataagccaattttgtatccgatTGGCAAGTGCACGCTGAATCCCATATGAACTAACTAATTAGTCTATCATATGGAACTTTTGTctatctttttggttactttatttaaaaaaaactgtcaagtttgtgagacatgattttcttcacacaaaaccatgctgactatttcaaTCAATCCttacctatccaaatgcatgtaaacgtTATCTTTCAGAATAGCCTCCACCAACTTAACCACCGTCAAATCaaactcaccggtctatagtttctcGGCTTCTCCCTCCAGCCTTTTGTAAGCAATAGCATGACGTTAGCCACACTGCAGTCCTCCAATATTTCACCTGTGTTTatagatgataaaaatatttcttgaTTCGTGGCTGTTAGACACCTTGAATTTGTGTTACTGATTGAATACACATTAAGTACTTCAGAACTGGTGCTATTGTAATTTGAAGACGACGATCCAAATATTAATAATTTTCTGCACTTCAG includes:
- the mrpl19 gene encoding 39S ribosomal protein L19, mitochondrial; the protein is MAAVEVIVRVSRAAASKRLLFSPRRFLSFSTGDDKASKFQPPSKPVIIDKTQSGATQRRFVSPEFIMRRGRTNPLKFSIERKDMIQRRKVLNIPEFCVGSILAVSMADTNANNKVNRFVGICIQRSGKGLGATFVLRNIIDGQGVEICYDMYSPRIQQIEVLRLEKRLDDNLMYLRDALPEYSTFDFDMKPVPKPISAEVPINLLKVKMKPKPWSKRWERPQFKVQGIRFDLCLTEEQMEEAKKHDKPWLEYDMMREYDTSTIEKNMELYLQKKLSK